In Nostoc sp. CENA543, a single genomic region encodes these proteins:
- the obgE gene encoding GTPase ObgE, with protein sequence MQFIDQAQIEVEAGKGGDGIVAFRREKYVPAGGPSGGNGGRGGSVIFMAVENLQTLLDFRYNHIFKGENGGRGGPNNCTGASGKDLIIEVPCGTVIYDAETGDFIGDLTEKNQKLLVAQGGKGGLGNQHFLSNRNRAPEYALPGLPGERKLLRLELKLLAEVGIIGLPNAGKSTLISSLSAARPKIADYPFTTLIPNLGVVKKPTGDGTVFADIPGLIEGAAEGAGLGHDFLRHIERTRVLLHLIDATSDDIIGDYNTIQQELTAYGRGLDERMQIIALNKIDAVDRETVDLEALATQLNHLAHVPVFLISAVTRTGLEPMLQEVWHILDQMNTIEETELLSLNQQV encoded by the coding sequence ATGCAATTTATTGACCAAGCACAAATTGAAGTAGAAGCCGGTAAAGGTGGCGATGGTATAGTCGCTTTCCGGCGAGAAAAATATGTACCAGCAGGTGGGCCTTCCGGTGGTAATGGGGGGCGTGGTGGTTCGGTAATTTTTATGGCTGTAGAAAACCTCCAAACCTTGTTAGATTTCCGATACAACCACATTTTTAAAGGTGAAAATGGCGGACGAGGCGGCCCTAATAACTGCACAGGTGCATCCGGTAAAGACTTAATTATCGAAGTTCCCTGCGGAACAGTGATTTATGATGCAGAAACCGGAGATTTCATAGGGGATTTAACCGAAAAAAACCAAAAATTGCTAGTTGCACAAGGCGGTAAAGGTGGTTTAGGAAATCAGCATTTCTTGAGTAACCGTAACCGCGCCCCAGAATACGCCCTCCCAGGACTACCAGGAGAAAGAAAACTACTACGTCTAGAATTAAAACTCTTAGCAGAAGTGGGAATTATCGGTTTACCCAATGCAGGTAAATCTACTCTCATTTCTTCTTTATCAGCTGCGCGTCCTAAAATTGCTGACTATCCTTTTACAACGTTAATCCCAAATTTAGGCGTAGTCAAAAAACCCACAGGTGACGGTACAGTGTTTGCGGATATCCCTGGACTCATTGAAGGCGCAGCCGAAGGTGCAGGTTTAGGACATGATTTCCTTCGCCACATTGAACGCACACGGGTATTGCTGCATTTAATCGATGCCACCAGCGATGATATTATCGGAGACTACAATACAATTCAGCAAGAATTAACAGCATACGGACGCGGTTTAGATGAAAGAATGCAAATTATTGCTTTAAATAAAATCGATGCCGTTGATAGAGAAACTGTAGATTTAGAAGCATTAGCAACACAATTAAATCATCTTGCTCATGTTCCTGTCTTCTTGATTTCTGCGGTGACTCGCACTGGTTTAGAGCCAATGTTACAAGAAGTTTGGCATATTCTCGACCAAATGAACACCATTGAAGAAACAGAGTTGTTGAGTTTAAATCAGCAGGTTTAA
- a CDS encoding Mo-dependent nitrogenase C-terminal domain-containing protein — protein MTTVVQSPYSSEQIAAWLRGLLTIAWADGNFDEQEQQLIANITKDELAPCLEWDSLEVITPEELATVLGKNTPTAENFLRTAVMVAIADGTYSPSEDQVLHQFCQALGEPEDILSALRHTIEDKAQATPPIAAPFTAPTPDALTPLRDWLDGLDVQDPRVARFLCKMIPSQCPFERDVTIFGHKIVHIPPLCKINPLYEQLVGLRFRALSYLADECKEDVSEYI, from the coding sequence ATGACAACTGTTGTTCAATCACCCTACAGCAGCGAACAGATAGCCGCTTGGTTGCGGGGACTGCTAACTATAGCTTGGGCAGACGGTAACTTTGACGAACAAGAACAGCAATTAATTGCTAATATCACCAAAGATGAATTAGCCCCTTGTTTGGAATGGGACTCACTAGAAGTCATCACCCCAGAAGAACTAGCAACAGTTTTAGGGAAAAATACACCAACTGCGGAGAATTTTTTGCGTACAGCTGTTATGGTAGCGATCGCAGATGGTACCTATTCCCCCAGTGAAGATCAAGTCCTACATCAATTTTGCCAAGCCCTCGGTGAACCAGAAGACATCCTCTCAGCCCTACGCCACACCATAGAAGACAAAGCACAAGCAACTCCTCCCATCGCTGCACCATTTACAGCCCCCACACCAGACGCACTTACACCCTTACGCGACTGGTTAGATGGACTAGATGTCCAAGACCCCAGAGTTGCCCGATTTTTGTGTAAAATGATTCCTTCCCAATGTCCCTTTGAGCGAGATGTCACCATATTTGGACACAAAATTGTCCATATCCCGCCATTATGTAAAATTAACCCCCTGTATGAACAACTTGTGGGCTTACGCTTCCGCGCCCTCTCCTACTTAGCGGATGAATGTAAAGAAGATGTTTCAGAATATATTTAG
- a CDS encoding Uma2 family endonuclease: MIANPSYTYISPEDYLKGEETSPIKHEYRQGEVYAMAGASNTHVVISLNIASRLRNHLRGSGCQTYISDTKAHIESRNIYYYPDIIVSCDQRDRAFENFIRYPCLVIEVLSPSTEAFDRGDKFADYRQMETLQEYVLVSQNRISIDCFRRNQDGQWVLYPYVKEQEIHLASIDFRCAIADVYEDVTFELPQPPTAETPLTRE; encoded by the coding sequence ATGATTGCAAACCCCAGTTACACCTACATCTCCCCAGAAGACTATCTCAAAGGCGAAGAAACCAGCCCCATTAAGCACGAATATCGCCAAGGTGAAGTTTACGCAATGGCTGGGGCGAGTAATACTCATGTAGTCATTTCTTTAAATATCGCTTCCAGATTAAGAAATCATTTACGTGGAAGTGGTTGTCAAACTTACATTTCAGACACGAAAGCCCACATTGAATCACGGAACATTTATTACTATCCCGATATAATCGTCAGTTGTGACCAACGAGATAGAGCCTTTGAGAATTTTATCCGTTATCCTTGCTTAGTCATCGAAGTGTTATCACCTTCTACAGAAGCCTTTGACAGAGGAGATAAATTTGCTGACTATCGACAAATGGAAACACTGCAAGAATATGTTTTAGTCAGCCAAAATCGCATAAGTATTGATTGTTTTCGGCGTAATCAAGATGGACAGTGGGTACTTTATCCCTACGTTAAGGAACAGGAAATCCATTTAGCTAGTATAGATTTTCGGTGTGCGATCGCAGACGTATACGAAGATGTCACCTTCGAGTTACCCCAACCTCCAACCGCCGAAACTCCACTGACAAGAGAATAA
- the sat gene encoding sulfate adenylyltransferase — MSQRPDAIAPHGGQLVNRIATPEQKAEFLSKAEFLPRVQLDDRSLSDLEMIAIGGFSPLTGFMNEEDYNRVVAEMRLANGTVWSIPITLSVTEEVAAPLKEGGLVRLDNPQGEYVGVLQLTQKYHYDKTREAINVYRTDDAKHPGVQVVYNQGAVNLAGDVWLLQRDSHPYFPAYQIDPAASRQMFRDKGWKTIVGFQTRNPIHRAHEYIQKCALETVDGLFLHPLVGATKEDDIAADVRMRCYEILLEHYYPADRVILAINPAAMRYAGPREAIFHALVRKNYGCTHFIVGRDHAGVGDYYGTYDAQYIFDEFEPGELGIVPMKFEHAFYCTRTKQMATTKTSPSKPEERIHLSGTKVREMLRRGELPPPEFSRPEVAAELARAMRVQVLA; from the coding sequence TTGAGTCAACGTCCAGATGCCATTGCACCACACGGTGGACAGTTAGTCAATCGTATTGCCACACCAGAACAAAAAGCCGAGTTTCTTTCTAAAGCCGAGTTTTTACCACGGGTACAACTTGACGATCGCTCGCTTTCTGATTTAGAAATGATCGCGATCGGTGGTTTTAGTCCACTCACTGGTTTCATGAATGAAGAGGACTACAACCGCGTAGTAGCCGAAATGCGGCTTGCTAACGGTACTGTGTGGTCAATTCCGATTACCCTCTCAGTAACAGAGGAAGTAGCTGCACCTTTAAAAGAAGGTGGTCTTGTGCGTCTGGATAACCCCCAAGGTGAATATGTCGGGGTTTTACAGCTGACACAAAAATATCATTACGATAAAACCCGCGAAGCTATTAACGTCTACCGTACTGATGACGCAAAACACCCAGGGGTACAGGTAGTTTATAACCAAGGTGCGGTGAATTTAGCTGGTGATGTCTGGTTATTACAACGCGACTCCCACCCCTATTTCCCCGCCTACCAAATTGACCCTGCGGCTTCACGCCAAATGTTTAGAGATAAGGGTTGGAAAACAATTGTCGGTTTCCAAACCCGCAACCCCATCCACCGCGCCCATGAATACATTCAAAAGTGCGCTTTAGAAACAGTAGATGGTTTATTTTTACATCCCTTAGTTGGTGCAACTAAAGAAGACGACATCGCGGCGGATGTGCGGATGCGCTGCTATGAGATTTTGCTAGAACACTACTATCCTGCGGACAGGGTAATTTTGGCAATTAATCCCGCCGCTATGCGTTACGCTGGCCCTCGTGAAGCGATTTTCCACGCTTTAGTGCGGAAAAACTATGGCTGTACCCACTTTATCGTCGGTCGTGATCATGCTGGCGTGGGTGACTATTATGGTACTTACGACGCTCAATATATCTTCGATGAATTTGAGCCTGGGGAATTGGGTATTGTCCCCATGAAGTTTGAACACGCGTTTTACTGCACCCGCACCAAACAAATGGCGACTACCAAAACCAGTCCCAGCAAACCAGAAGAACGCATTCACCTATCGGGGACAAAAGTTCGAGAAATGCTGCGTCGTGGTGAGTTACCCCCACCAGAATTTTCTCGTCCTGAAGTTGCCGCAGAATTAGCCAGGGCAATGCGAGTACAAGTATTGGCCTAA
- a CDS encoding caspase family protein, which yields MKRRSFIQRIGSILAVLGVTEAEWLTFSDRYYQALAQPTPRKLALLIGINNYKNIPALNGCLTDVELQKELLIHRFGFQSSDILTLTDEQASREFIEAAFSEHLTQQAKAGDVVVFHFSGYGTRIQVAPGQIQNALVPTDENQALQNAPVGNYLLEETLLLLLRSLSTARITAVLDTSYSPPNTIQTKGLRIRAFPESAQVQLAADELAFLQKLKTQTASKTPDVELNSPAVVLSATSDIQQVAREVLLSGFSAGLFTYALTQQLWESTPSTTIQVSFSRVASAMSQLGSKQQPALVSNKKNQAGVTIENLLPDGNNGAEGAIIATEEDGKAAQIWLGGLPAQVLEYYGSNSRLALSTGEELVVRSRTGLTAKAQLAKISDATPLQAGQLLQETVRILPRNINLTVALNTNLERIERVDATSAFAAVPHVSTVVEGEQPADYIFGKLLQTPSRYGLFSLGGEPIPSTTGEFGEAVKVAALRLAKKLPSLLAAKLWRLTENEGSSRLPVKASLEVVGISPRVVLQRETLRNAVVETSTKKSSSTQYATLKTPVIPIGSRVQYRVQNKSQNPIYLMLLGMKNHRTAIAFYPWQIISEAEAPDNKLQLQPIIIAPGETITLPQTATTSGWTIAGPAYECEYQLILSTAPFKETLKALEIAKSPTGDQQPISTLVNPLVIAQALMQDLHNASNSKTETGSTVTDTYILDVNHWASLNFSFQVA from the coding sequence ATGAAGCGTCGGAGTTTTATACAAAGGATTGGCTCAATACTCGCTGTTTTGGGTGTGACTGAAGCTGAATGGTTGACTTTTAGTGACCGCTATTATCAAGCTTTAGCTCAACCAACACCCCGTAAATTAGCTTTATTGATTGGTATTAATAATTACAAAAATATTCCTGCTCTCAATGGTTGTCTCACTGATGTCGAACTGCAAAAAGAACTGTTGATTCATCGGTTCGGCTTCCAATCTTCAGATATTCTGACGCTGACTGATGAACAAGCTAGCAGAGAATTCATTGAGGCGGCTTTTAGTGAACACCTCACCCAGCAAGCCAAAGCCGGGGATGTGGTAGTTTTCCATTTTAGCGGTTATGGGACACGGATTCAGGTAGCACCGGGGCAAATCCAAAATGCTTTAGTACCTACCGATGAAAATCAAGCATTACAAAACGCTCCCGTAGGTAATTATTTATTAGAAGAAACCTTATTATTACTATTGCGATCGCTCTCTACAGCTCGAATCACGGCAGTTTTAGACACTAGTTATTCTCCCCCTAATACCATCCAAACTAAAGGTTTAAGAATTCGCGCCTTTCCAGAATCAGCACAGGTGCAATTAGCAGCCGATGAACTAGCATTTCTACAAAAACTCAAAACCCAAACCGCTAGCAAAACTCCAGATGTAGAACTCAATAGTCCGGCTGTGGTGCTATCGGCTACCTCAGATATACAGCAAGTCGCTAGGGAAGTTTTACTATCTGGATTTAGTGCAGGGTTATTTACCTATGCTTTAACCCAACAATTATGGGAGTCTACCCCATCTACTACTATTCAAGTCAGTTTTTCTCGTGTTGCTAGTGCAATGTCTCAGTTGGGGAGTAAACAACAACCTGCACTTGTGAGTAACAAGAAAAATCAAGCGGGAGTAACTATAGAAAATCTACTCCCCGATGGTAATAACGGGGCTGAAGGTGCAATCATCGCTACAGAGGAGGACGGTAAAGCCGCGCAGATATGGCTAGGAGGGCTACCCGCCCAGGTTTTAGAATACTACGGTAGTAATTCTCGCTTGGCTTTGTCTACAGGGGAAGAATTGGTGGTGCGATCGCGCACGGGATTAACCGCCAAAGCACAACTTGCTAAAATCAGTGATGCAACTCCCCTACAAGCGGGACAACTCCTGCAAGAAACAGTGCGGATATTACCGAGAAATATTAATTTAACAGTCGCTTTAAATACAAATTTAGAAAGAATTGAACGGGTAGATGCTACGAGTGCGTTTGCAGCCGTTCCCCACGTTTCCACTGTAGTCGAGGGAGAACAACCCGCCGACTACATATTTGGTAAACTCCTACAAACCCCCAGTCGCTATGGTTTATTTTCCTTGGGTGGTGAACCCATACCTAGCACCACGGGGGAATTTGGCGAAGCTGTAAAAGTAGCCGCACTACGACTAGCCAAAAAATTACCCTCATTGTTAGCTGCAAAGTTATGGCGACTCACAGAAAATGAAGGTTCATCACGCTTACCTGTCAAAGCCAGCTTAGAGGTTGTAGGAATTTCACCAAGAGTAGTATTACAACGGGAAACCCTACGAAATGCTGTAGTGGAAACTTCTACTAAAAAATCATCAAGTACCCAGTATGCTACCCTTAAAACTCCTGTGATTCCCATTGGTAGTAGGGTGCAGTATCGAGTGCAGAACAAAAGCCAAAACCCAATTTATTTAATGCTATTAGGGATGAAAAATCATCGGACTGCGATCGCATTTTATCCTTGGCAAATTATCTCAGAAGCCGAAGCCCCCGACAATAAACTGCAACTCCAACCCATAATTATCGCCCCTGGTGAAACAATCACCTTACCCCAAACCGCCACAACATCAGGCTGGACGATTGCGGGGCCTGCTTATGAATGCGAATATCAATTAATTTTGAGTACCGCACCCTTTAAAGAAACTTTGAAAGCCTTAGAAATAGCCAAATCTCCCACAGGCGACCAACAACCAATTAGTACACTAGTAAATCCCTTAGTAATTGCCCAAGCCTTAATGCAAGACTTACACAATGCTAGTAATAGTAAGACTGAGACAGGTAGCACAGTTACCGATACTTATATATTAGACGTAAATCATTGGGCAAGTCTCAACTTTAGTTTTCAAGTCGCCTAG
- a CDS encoding Gfo/Idh/MocA family protein codes for MTNSKSDRQIRYAVVGLGWFAQEAALPAFAHSENSKLVALVSDDPEKLEELSQKYGVDHTYSYEEYEDCLASDEIDAVYIALPNHLHCEYTVRAANQAIHVLCEKPMAVTEQECESMIKAANDNGVKLMIAYRLHLEPANLEAVEIVNSQQIGEVRAFNSVFTQQVEQGNIRLRDITGGGTLYDIGIYCINAARYLFQDEPTEVFAVAATKGEQRFSEVEEMTSVILRFPNERLATFTCSFGGAKVSNYQVVGTKGDLFVESAYTWQGEIKHYLTIEGQTQERNFPRHDQLAAEFTYFSDCILSDQEPEPNGIEGLIDVRIIQALYQSIATGQPVTIPTLERDQRPTSDQSIERPPVEEKPDLIHAASPGGE; via the coding sequence ATGACAAACAGCAAAAGCGATCGCCAAATCCGTTATGCTGTGGTTGGCTTGGGTTGGTTTGCTCAAGAAGCCGCTTTACCTGCATTTGCTCACAGTGAAAATTCCAAATTAGTCGCGCTAGTTTCAGACGATCCCGAAAAACTGGAAGAACTCAGCCAAAAGTATGGCGTTGACCATACTTACTCTTATGAAGAATATGAGGACTGTCTAGCCAGTGATGAAATTGATGCTGTTTATATTGCATTACCCAATCACTTACATTGTGAATACACCGTGCGTGCTGCTAATCAAGCAATTCATGTTTTGTGTGAAAAGCCAATGGCCGTAACCGAACAAGAATGCGAGTCCATGATTAAGGCTGCAAACGACAACGGTGTCAAACTGATGATTGCTTACCGACTACACCTAGAACCAGCAAATCTAGAAGCAGTGGAAATAGTCAACTCCCAGCAAATTGGTGAAGTGCGGGCTTTTAACTCAGTTTTTACTCAACAAGTAGAACAGGGTAATATTCGTCTGCGAGACATTACTGGCGGTGGTACACTCTACGATATTGGTATTTACTGCATTAATGCTGCACGCTACTTATTTCAGGACGAACCTACAGAAGTGTTTGCAGTAGCCGCCACTAAGGGAGAACAACGCTTTAGTGAAGTGGAAGAAATGACTAGTGTGATTCTCCGCTTTCCTAATGAACGCCTAGCAACGTTTACCTGTAGCTTTGGAGGAGCAAAGGTTTCTAATTATCAAGTTGTGGGAACTAAAGGCGATTTATTTGTTGAATCCGCCTACACATGGCAAGGAGAAATCAAGCATTATCTAACAATTGAGGGTCAAACTCAAGAACGGAATTTTCCCCGCCACGACCAACTAGCAGCTGAATTTACCTATTTTTCTGACTGTATTTTGTCAGATCAAGAACCCGAACCAAACGGTATTGAAGGACTAATTGATGTCAGAATTATTCAAGCACTATATCAATCTATTGCCACAGGTCAACCTGTAACAATTCCAACTCTTGAACGTGATCAACGTCCCACATCAGATCAATCGATTGAACGTCCTCCCGTGGAAGAGAAGCCAGATTTAATTCATGCTGCTTCACCCGGTGGTGAGTAA